The DNA sequence GGTCTGGAGTGACCTTGTTGGGTTGTTGATGCACATGGGAAGCTACCAGCCATCTGTGTTAGCAGCTCTCTCACTGCTGGCAGTGGCTTACCATGTTAATTACAACAGTGGAAGGCAAGTTTGACAATGCAACTAACAAAACACTGAGGCTAAGTTCTGAACACACTGGCTATTTAAATCCCAAGGAAGTTGATGAATCTGAGGCAACATGGCTGTGTTCAGGGTTACAGCTTTAGGTCATAATCCTACCCAAAATTAAATATGCTAAAACCTTTTTCAACTGGGTTAAGTTTTCATAGCTTCGTTTTGAACTGTGGCCGTGAAtcctgatcctgtgcatgtttacacaaAGTCCCACCAAGTTCAGTGGTACTTGTTTCCAAGTatgtatacataggattgcagtattcATCTTTAGAATGAAGACTTGTAGATTTTCATTCCTTATATTGCACACCAATCTATTATTGCATTGCTGGGGTGATCCAAGGTACAAATGGTGCATTTCCTTTGTTGATTTCTGTTATTACCATATATTTTTTAGATGAAAGGGAACAATTTTGTATTGGGTTTGCGGAACTGAGATGCTTAATTTTTTGCTTAAAATTTTTATTATAGTTTTATTAACTCTTACATTCAACCATTCATATGCTTCAATAGCCAAATGCTTTTCAGGATGTGTTCTAAAAATCATATACACTGTACACACAGTCCTATGCTGCAAGTTCACCTGTCTGCAGATATATGGATTGGTTTTCTACACAGTCCCATTTATTTGGCTGCAGATCTATTGTCTTTATTAAGTGGGTTGTGGAACATTCGTATAAATCAAGAGGATCCGTTGGGCACGCCTACCCCTTAGAGTGACTGTCAGCGCGGGTTCAGCCATTTTGTTATTGGAGAGTGAATGGTTTTGTCTTTGATAAAATCCTCTTTTACAGAATTTCCATCACCAGATCCCATATCATTCTCTGAAAGTTGAAAGAGAAAAAACTTTTATAAGTTTTTTATACTGTTTTTTCACTTTGACATATACATTGGTCAGTAAGCAAAGCAAGATCTTTTAAGTCACAAACAAGATCCATAGAGGCCTTTTCCTTCTGTCCTTGCCCTGCAAGCCCCATGAGACCTTCTGTCGATGCTCCTGGCTGTTACCCACTGTCTGGGGAAGTCCTTTCATGCCTACCATATGAACAGCCAAACAACCTGTTCTTCATCAAGGCCATATAATGCAGGTTAGTCTCTCTTAAAGCATGTATCATACATGCACAGCCTTGGAGAGTAGGGTGGCTGTACATATGGGTGTTGCACAGATTTTGTCATAGTAGGTTCAGAGATGTATTGCTAGGCTTTTATGCCTGTAGACTCATCTACAGGTGAATGGATGAACTTTTGAAAGTACAAGGAGAGCTATAAGTCTGGATAGGCAACCAAAGTAGCTGGTTTGATTTCTCATTTCTGATCTGGGTGTCCTAGGATGGAACTTGAACAAATCACCTCTGCTTTACTAAGGCTATAGCTCTACTGTTGCTTTCTCCACTTACTTCCTCTTTAGGCTCAATCCTGAAGCAGTGAGAAGGAGGCCAACAATTGTTATTCATTACCCAGGTTCTCCTTTTGGCCCCAGTAGGATAGCAGCCTGCAGTGAGGAGGAGAGTCACCAGCCAACACAATGACATCCACCTTATTGGGCATAAGGTAATAGCATAGGCAGGCAAGCAAGGGCATATCTCAACTGAAGTGCCGTCTGCAATTCCAACTCCCTGCTAAACAATTGGGCCAAAGAGGAAATTAATGAACAAGAAAGGACAGAAGAGAACCTGAACAGTAGCAGCAGCCAAGGGAAGGGAGATAGCAGCCACCACTCTCAGCAATTTTGGTATGGTTCAGTGGGCAGTAGAATGTGATCTTTGTCAAGTACCTGCCTAATAATGCTGATCACTAATTAGAGCTTCAGTAAAGAGTGTAAAAAAGGTAACTAATTGCAGCCAGTATTACTCTGATCAGTAAATGAATATCATCATAGGTTACTACTAATTTGCAGCACTCTAATTCTAAACTAGTAACACCATGTATGACCAAATACTGTCATTCAGTGAGATGTGCTGTGGCTCAGTAGTAGAATATAGGCTTTATGTACAAAAGCTCTCATATTAAATCTCTGCTATGCCCAGGTATGACAGAACAAAAGATCTCTCTGAAACCATGGAGGGCTGGTGCTAGTCTTGATCTAcctggaccagtggtctgatggGATACAATGTAGTGTCCTACATTCCCAAGTAGGACATGGTACAATGACAGAGGAGTGCTCCTTTCACAacactcattcatttcagtgaatgAAACTATCCCAGTACATTATGTTTTTTAAGAAGTGGATGAGTCAGATTTTACCTGTATGAGAAATTAATTTCCGCCTATTTGGGGGTTTCGATACAGCCAGCTGGAAAAACGAAAACTTTAAACACTTTCCAGTGACACCATCACATATACCAGACAGGCAGTTGCATGTTTTTTTGCAGTCCATTCCGTAAGTCCCATAAGGACACtctgaaagaaaacaaatgaaTGGTGAGATACATTAATGCAGGTTCCCAAGCATGGGTCTGTAATTATTCAGCTAAGGTGATGGAAGACAATTCTTTAAAAGTGAACTAATGTTTAAAGTCTTTACACtggagtaatttaaaaaaaaaccaatgtCAGTGTTTATATTTTCCATAGTAGCAAACTGAAAATGTTCCTTCAAATATCATTAAGATATACCTTTTCCACAGCACAACTTAGATAAGTGTTTTAAAATTAAGTATTTAGCCATCATAATGAAATGTGTATAATATCGAGAAGAAAATCATAGCTAGAGAGAAGAATCATGGAAATCAAGCTTCTTTTGTTTTCATCATGACAGAAGCTGAGTAATATCCAAACTTTTAAAACAGAAAGCAACAAAAAAATTGGCAGATTTGTTGTACATCAGTTCACTACAGTTCAGTCCTAACTAGGACTAGATTGCCCTTGCATGACTATGGAACTCAATTCCATGTTGTAAATAGCCATACAGCAGTGTGTATCTTAGAAGAGTACGATTGGAAAAAAACACACGCACTATTTTAAAGCCTGGACCCAgtacaaggaaatgtttgttaagAGTCCATATATGAAATTGACATTAATTTTTTAAACTACAAACAGCCTTGCAGCTGCACAACAGGTTTAGTAACTGTGGGTATTTCATGTTCCCGCAAAGTAGATATTCACTCAATATGTAtaaacccagggctttttttctaatggaatgtgggggacggagttccagcacctttttgcaggggcccctccccttcggaggcattccagggggggagcaaaacagaggcattcgctgggtgggtgctggggggcgCCTGGctcctgcctgaccgcacaacgaccccctcctgcccccatccccaagctctcgcctgagcccaacccgcctcccctccccctgcgctctgcttccccacgcagcttccaagccggtggagggtgtgggggacaaGCGCCGACGTTGAggaggacggacggacggacgggcagctagccagccagccagggagatgggctgcggaacccacagaacgcccaggtactggcttggaggaggaggaagctggctggtgcagcccccctgccaatctgcagcacgagcctaggcatgtctactcagaagtaagtctcattgtgttcaatggggcttgctcctgggaaagcgtgcatagccttgcagcctgagagcccaagcctatgcatgtcaactcagaagtaagttccattgtgttcaatggggcttactcctgggaaaatgtcatagccttgcagcctgagtaaacaggcagaggaagggctctcaggctgcagtcctctccacaccttcctgggaggaagccccactgcctctagtgggattgacttctgaggagataggcagaggaggggctctgaggctgcagtcctctccacaccttcctgggagtgagccccactgcctctagtgggattgacttctgaggagataggcagaggaggggctctgaggctgcagtcctctccacaccttcctgggagtgagccccactgcctctagtgggattgacttctgagtagacagccataggctatggctctgaggctgcagtcctctccacagtaagccccattcactaaagtggacttctgagtagacatgcataggattggggtcttaggctgcaatcctaggcactttcctgggagtaagctccattgactagaatgagacttacttcagggtagacatacctaggattgggctcttaatcctggcagagatatatatctgcacctgttttcacatgctaagggcaggtgaaaagggattcttcgtgtgtacaacgtgctgtccagccttgccaaagatcctcatccttcccccacaagcatgccctccaccagccagtgtttgcagctcctctccagcaatgtacagcagctgctcagggtagcagagaacatacaattgcatgccaagcaccttcccaaagacacagagtattctgatacctgaattaaaccatatttaatcacttgtttgcaaacgtagctgtttctgtgtgcacccaaggacccctctcgtctaagaattcctttttttgttcttactcccacagttgcttagagtaattttactgcatggaactcatgtaagccatttttcagaatccattcactgcttcctctcctcgaagtagtgacacactacatactacacgctacaagtgcacctgtacagtatttttccccatgtgtagaaaaagtagctagggggaaggggatgtggagattgacagcccaatcctatgcatgtctactcagttcatctctagggggaagcacataaattttatttctccaataaaaaatggtttataaataaataaataaataaaagcttaacaagttgtgagttcctgcacttttttttaaacaaaaaaagcactatataaacCTATTGACTTCAAAGAACCATCTAAACTATGTGTACTGGAAAGTATATATGCAAGCTGTTCTATATCTGCTGTATATGTAAAATGTGCATGGCACTGATTGCTGTCCTAACTGCAGGCAAGATGACTagataaccacaaaagaggataaggcaccctaaaatgtaggacatgacaaagatAAAAGCTAAatacacttgtatattgattttatgtagttaaacactatattaaatTTAAGTATATTGTatataatttattgcatataaCTTATTCATTCTGAAAAAGCTCTGTGcaacctgctcacagggaaaaggaggacatttaagtttttccaggtcacaaggctaaaaaaaaaaaaagaggacatgtcctggagaaAGAAGAAACTGAACACCCTGACTGCAGGGGagcaaaatattttctgttgctTCAACTAAAGTGACTTTCAATGCTTCAAAATAGAACTGAATTtagttaatgttttgttttacttCACATTActtgttacatttttatccttcctttcatccaaggagctctgggtggcatccaTGGTCACTGTCCTAACAAGCCCGTGAGGAAGGGTAGGCCAAAAGAGTAACTGCACCAAGGTCATTCAGTGAGCGTCTTGGCTAAGCAGGTCTCAATTCTAGTCCAGCACTCTGCCTTAAATAAGTTCGTATATTACTGCATGATGGGTGTCTCTGAAAAATTGAAGAATGTGTGAAGCCACTTACAATCTAATAAGGAAAAGTTACCACTGATAGTTGGATAGAAAAGCCATCATTTTTCCATCTGCTATTCCAGTCACACCCTAAAACCAAAATAGCCTCACACAGTAAACTACTGTGCCTATAATACAGAGTCTCCCCAATGGTGCCCAGCAGTTAATCAGCCTAAGCTTAGTACTAAGTGTACTTAGTCCTGAGTGTACAGGAGTGGACTCCTGCTTAGGGAGCACACCACTGCTTAGCAAGTGGAACTGAAGTGAACAGCTCTGCAGCACTTAACCATTTATAATCCCTAAAAACTCAGTCTCCTGCAGTCTCAGCGACTTCAAGAAACATAGGTGAAGCTCATAGGGCCATGAGGCGATATTATACAAGGGTCCATTGCCAGCAGTGAATCTGTCCTAGGTGTGCCCTACTGTAGTGCAGAGAAAAAGTGCTGCTAATGGGTGATTGATATGTCCTGAAGCCATTCTAGAGCACCTAGAATCACTTTATCTGATAGTTGCTCAAAGAATTTGACTGAAAGTCACACTAGGCACTGTTTAGAAAAAAAGGTACATACCTGCTAGGAGATCACaccaaaagcccacctagtccagacCCCATTTCCTACATTAGGAAACAGGATGCCTGGGGGAAGTttacaaacagggcatgaaggcaataacTCTCCCATACTCTTGTCCTTACTGACTGTGACATAACATCTTTGAAAAATGGAGCTTCCACGTAGACCTCATGGCTAATAGATATTGCTAGACTAGTCTAATCCACTTTTAAAGCTACATAAGCTCATGGCCATCACCATGTTTGGCAGCAAATTCTAGAAGTTGTGCAGTGTGTAATTAACTCCTTTTCCCCCCATCTGATAAAACCATTATAGTGTTCCAACTGCAGCACTGAAAAAGCTACTTGGCATAAATCTTAAGACTGATTTACAGTGAAATTAATACGTTAAGCTCACATGTCTGTTACTTGGTTGCAAGACTGAACACTTATAATATAGTTCTCCTTCCCATTCTAAAGAAGGAGAAATAAGGATGGCCTACAAGCTGTAAATTTTGAGAAATCAAAAGGTTTGACAGAAACAAGTAGCAGCAGAAGAATTTCAGGTACTCTTTGACTGCAGTCTCTTCAGGTACTCTTCGACTGCagttggccggatcccaaaggatctcctctatggagatctcgtgcaaggaaagcaccctacaggtagaccacagctgcgatacatctgcaagagggatctgaaggccttaggagtggacctcaacaggtgggaaaccctggcctctgagcggcccgcatggaggcaggctgtgcagcatggcctctcccactgtgaagagacacttggccaacagaccgaggcaaagagacaaagaaggaaggcccgtagccagggagacagaccagggacagacaacatttgctcccagtgtggaagggattgtcactcccgaattggcctcttcagccacactagacgctgttccagaaccaccattcagaccgcgataccatagtcttttgagactgaaggttgccaaccttttttttcccctactgCGGTCCTGTGCATGCCAACTTGGGAGTAAATGTTTAAGCTCAAGGGAACTGATTAAATGTGCACAGGGGCCAGAAATAACTCATGTTATTTTGTTAAAACATCACCTGCCAATTGATAGTGAACATGCTTAAGTGCAGTGGACTGAACATTCTACTAGTACATAAAATACAAGGGTACATTTTTGGTGCTGCACCAGATACCTGCAGAAGCAGACTTTATATATTACATTTTATtgtatgtatatacacacacacacagttggtaTATATTCTATACTTCTGTCCATAGCTGGGTGGGAACTGTATGAATGACTTGGGTACAGTTGTACAGCCCAGTAATTGCATATAACTAGATCTGTAAAATGCACTGCAATTGGGATTATCAGTTCTTTGGAAGTTAGTATGGAGGGTACAGATTCTGTCCTGTCCCATCCTGCACCCTGATTTCCACGAAACAGCTGATTAAGATTGCTGTAGCAACATAGTGCACTAAacctgcaatcctacgcacaaaTTTGGGAATACACTCCACTGAAACTGCTTCTTGGGGACTGCTTCCAAGGAAACCTATTTAGGAATGGCATATAAATTGCTCATTTTTGTCACAGGCAGTGAATCTTTATGAATTCAGGGAAGCACAGGTATACCATAGAAACATGCTGATGATGTTCCAGACTTCAGACCCAATTTTATTTACTACAGAGGGAATGATGCTGAGTGCCAACTGTATCATTCCTAGGAGTCACTTCCTAGTCAAACCATCATAACCCAAATGTTGCATTATTATTGCTAAATTACTGAAGCCACTTAAGTCACAGGAagaactagggcagtggttctcacatatttagcaccaggacctactttttagaatgagactctgtgaggacccactggaagtgacatcatcaagcaggaaaatttttaacaatcctaggctgcaatcctacccacacttacccaggagtaagtcccattgactatcattgttaaaagaatatacatagtaacttgttaaaagtacaggtctgtaacatttcccgaaatgcagtcacataccatggtagcatcaaatttattaaaaataaaatagtaaatgaatggggacccacctgaaattgattcacaaCCCATAGTTTAAGAAATTCTGATCTAGGGTAACTATGCACATTACTCTTGCACATTAGCAAGAGTATCATTTTGGTATGCATTCTCGTCCTCAAAGAAGGTAATGCATGTATTGCCAGTAAGGTAACTCTACACATAGGCATAGAAATTGAAAATATGCAATATGCAGCAGAAACCCATGTATATTTATTTAGAAGTGAAATTACATTGAGTTCAAGAGGGTTTTCtcctaagaaagtgtgcataggactgcagccttagacagATGCAAACTGTAACCCAACAACTTGTGCTGAGGCTGTGTGCTCAGTTGAGACAGAGGTATCTGCCAATTAGGGTTTACATGCAATCTAGTTAGATTGAGTCTCAAATAAACTGGTCCACCAGAGTTAGATCGGTAATACTGCCTATCTGCTGGTGGAGAGCTTTGAAATATTCAAGGTTGCTTTCTTTGCTGTCTCAAGCCAGATACGTATTGGGATGCCGCTTGATAAACATGTTACACAGAATAAACTGGTAGGTTGGATTGGGTGGCACCCTTGAGATTGCATTTTTGAATGCTGCCCACGTACAAAAATAATCTCCTTCCATGTGACAAACTAGCTCCTTAGAGAGAAAGGTTTAATAGTGCAGCCTTCTGTCTCATGTGCTAGTTTACTACATGTAAGCAGCTTTTGTATGTGGgactccattaaaaaaatatgacGCAGCCTCCAGTCTGGAGTGCTACAGTCTAAAATTCTGCCAACTCATTCTGCATAATATATAGTTTCTAACAATCCCAACCAGGACTCTATTTCTATCATCAGTGCCATACACCTGTTAGGtcaggagaaggaaagaaaggcCAAAGAAGCACCTACAATGCATCTGAACTATGAAGAGTCACAGCACCCATCTTGAAGGTGATGGGAGGGGAGATGTGGAGGCAACATTTTGGAGCTATTTTGCTCAGTGCAAAAAAAATACCACCTCTGTTGTCATGGGTTGCCATCTCTGTTGCCTTACAAATACGGTTTTTGTACTACTGCTGATGGTGGAAATCCATTTTCACATCTGGATTGCATTCTCTTGATGGGCACATATCTGTGGCAGGATTCACATGCTACTATGCTTCTAGCCAGAGGTTTTAGTTCAAAACCTGCCTTCTGAGACTTTTCACACACTGCCAAAACAAGAGGTAATGCTATTTCTATATAATATATCCTTTGCCATGCAAATGCAGTCAATCTGAGCTATAGCTATGGTACAGTCATACAGCACAGCTTAAGTCCCGCCTTGCCGGACAGTCCTATCTTAGCCTCAGTTTCTGTTTGCAAAACAGAGAAAATGATGACCTGCCTTCCAAAACCATTGAGAGTTAAGACGTCTTACATGTTCATCAATTAACACTCAGACGCATCCGATTTAGTATCAGGGAATTTTCTTCAAGCCATGGCACCACACAAGCTATAGAGGTTGCAGATTTTTTGGGAGAGGGGGCATTTGCACATCTGAGGGCAATCCTCCCCTACCACTATACTGGAGCATCACCATAATTGCCATGACAGGTATATCATCCAGTGACCATTATTTACCTTTGCAGATACCAAACTCATCACCAAAATCATCTTCTTCGGAATAAAACTGGCACTTTAGCCCAGGACCACATTTGACACCATCCATTCCTGAAACAGTCCGGTAGCAGGTTTCCCCCAAGGATGCCGGACAGACCCTGCAGCAACCGCAGTCATCCAGCACCGTCCGTTTGCAGTGCAGAGTGCTTTTGCATTCACTGTTGTCACAGGATTCAGGGCAGTCGACTGCATACTTGGAGCTCCACGTTGTCCCTGCATGCATGGGTACCAGAAGgagggtgaagaccagaaagcCATTCATGTCTCTCAGTGATGCAGGCAATGTTACTTAAAGAGCGTGTTGAGAAACTCAGTCCTGAAGTCTTGTGCTGTGGGGCAGAGCAGTGAGAAACCAAAAGTAGTAGCTGAGGATCAGTTTACAGGTTTGGGAGTTTTATACGGCCTGCTGCCCACAAGGCCTGCCGTCAGTTTCCTCAATCTGGCAGTTCTGTCCTCTTGCCAGCCTCCCTTGTTTTACTTTGCGAAATCCAGGATGAAGGCTGGATTAGCACGCTGCTGCCATCCAGGAATTGAAAAGCCTGTGCTGATGTAATCTGTTATGTTTAGTTGGGTTGTTTTGCAATGAGGACTAAAAAATTCTCTCACATCCGTCTCAAGTGCTCAAGGACGCCTGCCAGAAAAGtgcacagggggtggggggagaacagtTGTAGGTTACATACCTTCCTTCAGGACAGGAGTTGCTCTAACCCCAGCACATTCCCTTTGCAAATCAGACTTTCCTCTTACCAATAGAGCTACTGTAGTCAGGAGGGCAGATCATATATCCAGTGGTATAGCTGCTGTATTAATCCAATTTCAAAACTCCCCAATACTTTGGTAATAAGTTGATTTACTGTTAAAGGGAAGATAGATAACATGTCAACTTAAATTGAAGGAAAAGTATTCTTTGGAACAAAAGCATGAACCTGTCAATATTTAGCTAGGTAGATAACAGAGATATTGCATTCAGCACATAAGGCTAAAGACCACGGAGTAAGGCAGGCGTTGGAGTCTTGCAGTTTCATCTTTAGAAATCTCAGACAGTTAATGCAGTGCCTTTCAACTGACCTGCAATTCCCAGTGGTAAAGGCCCTTTATCATGGTCATTATACTTGACCAGGGCTTGTAGTAATCCCAGGAGTCTTACTTTGATCTGCTCAATCATGGAATCCAGCAGACTTATTTCTACCTTCTGAATAATGATAAAATTGAGCTTGAATTTTCATGTTTCTCTCTGGCAAAAGTGCATTTGAGCTGTTAAAATTGTTATAAAGAAGAGCAACTCTTTAGTCAAATTCAGGAGATTGATCGAAACATTCTTCTCAGTACAAATGTGGCTTGGGAAAATATAAATCCCATCAGGAAAAAACCCTTATGTGCTCTAACCAGGTCTTATGTGCTCTAACCAGGTCTTATGTGCTCTAACCAGGTCTAACCAGGTCTAACCAAATCTTCTTGGATTTGTAACATTCAGTAACATTTTGGAAACAAGGAAGAAGACAGAGCAGAAGTCTTCCTCCACGTGCTTCTCCTGCTAATCTCAGCTTTTTGTATTTTTTAGTTATTTGCGGGGAGTCATTCCACAGGGAGATGCTAATgtagtagttcccaacctgtggtccggggaccataggtggtccatgagaccctgagaagtggtctgcaaggtctcaggggaaaaaaaaagatcatcTTGGATCATTTCCAGTGTGTCTCCAAGTGAGCACTCTCCCAaagaccactgaagtgtcagctgtggctgtaagTAGcccgttctccaccctctctggttgtccagagcctgctgaagtgccagctgtgagagggcccattctccaccctttctggtaatCTATAGAGGAGTATTTACTCAGCGAGATGCTTTCCCAGAGAGAATGGACTCCTCTGCAGCTGGAATTTCCATTGTCTTGCCAAGTGCTCCCCGATGaactaccaaattgaattgtattttttgtgtgatgGGGATGGATGGGGTTGCATGCTGTCCATAACAATTctaatg is a window from the Tiliqua scincoides isolate rTilSci1 chromosome 2, rTilSci1.hap2, whole genome shotgun sequence genome containing:
- the ESM1 gene encoding endothelial cell-specific molecule 1, translating into MNGFLVFTLLLVPMHAGTTWSSKYAVDCPESCDNSECKSTLHCKRTVLDDCGCCRVCPASLGETCYRTVSGMDGVKCGPGLKCQFYSEEDDFGDEFGICKECPYGTYGMDCKKTCNCLSGICDGVTGKCLKFSFFQLAVSKPPNRRKLISHTENDMGSGDGNSVKEDFIKDKTIHSPITKWLNPR